In Podospora pseudopauciseta strain CBS 411.78 chromosome 3, whole genome shotgun sequence, one genomic interval encodes:
- the MIA40 gene encoding Oxidoreductase (EggNog:ENOG503P1RY; COG:U; BUSCO:EOG092651BA), producing the protein MYRSARCALRAIRPAPTTTSSLVTAPTRRFASTSASTKKTGTWKGTVVRWGLAGAALYYYNTSPIFADQVPQPQTAPAEFSEADLPTIDALIEEKRRHAPPPPPPQATKAAVAAEIEQVANEEESKPTTESPVTAATELEPGSPEALEQEASQQGAFNPETGEINWDCPCLGGMAHGPCGEEFKAAFSCFVYSKEEPKGIECIDKFQGMQTCFRQYPEIYGSELNDDDDDETVVAPEGIEVATKAPESDAKSAEQAEKDREVQKLVGDIQAKKKKEAGEEKKEQAEKKVEQKVEEKKVEQKVEEKKVENQNAVPSPVPKEAVDATDANNKQ; encoded by the exons ATGTATCGCTCCGCGCGCTGCGCCTTGCGCGCAATTCGGCCAGCGCCGACGACCACATCCAGCTTAGTAACCGCTCCCACCCGCCGGTTCGCCTCGACATCGGCCTCCACCAAGAAGACTGGCACATGGAAGGGAACAGTGGTACGATGGGGTCTTGCCGGTGCTGCGCTATACTACTACAACACCAGCCCAATCTTTGCTGATCAAGTCC CTCAACCGCAAACCGCCCCCGCCGAGTTCTCCGAGGCCGATCTCCCCACCATCGACGCCCTCATCGAGGAGAAGCGTCGCcatgcccctcccccacccccaccacaagCTACCAAGGCCGCGGTAGCAGCCGAGATTGAGCAGGTCGCCAACGAGGAGGAGTCTAAGCCAACAACCGAGTCCCCAGTGACGGCTGCCACAGAACTTGAGCCCGGCTCGCCCGAGGCCCTCGAGCAAGAAGCCTCCCAGCAGGGTGCTTTCAACCCCGAGACCGGAGAGATCAACTGGGACTGTCCCTGCCTGGGCGGCATGGCCCACGGTCCCTGCGGTGAGGAGTTCAAGGCGGCCTTCAGCTGCTTCGTCTACAGCAAAGAGGAGCCCAAGGGCATTGAGTGCATTGATAAGTTCCA GGGCATGCAAACTTGCTTTAGACAGTACCCCGAGATCTATGGATCCGAGCtaaacgacgacgacgatgacgagacTGTTGTGGCCCCCGAGGGCATCGAGGTCGCGACCAAGGCTCCCGAGTCTGACGCGAAGTCGGCTGAGCAAGCTGAGAAAGATCGGGAGGTCCAGAAGCTGGTCGGGGATAtccaggccaagaagaagaaggaagccggggaggagaagaaggagcaggccgagaagaaggttgaacaaaaggtcgaggagaagaaggttgagcaaaaggtcgaggagaagaaggttgaAAACCAGAACGCGGTGCCATCACCTGTGCccaaggaggcggtggatgCTACCGATGCCAACAACAAGCA